The following coding sequences are from one Dermacentor andersoni chromosome 5, qqDerAnde1_hic_scaffold, whole genome shotgun sequence window:
- the LOC129384844 gene encoding uncharacterized protein — MEYAVDGEEISPEEYEDRSLWIQAAIKAHDRARPKHGDANAQQDAAMTPTDATGKAAQTSGVNASIRRRPYKKKPLPRLPESDYKIVHRPRGGLRLRDHTATTLLYALCLDIGVNFGEIKQHDQVRINPFNNSFTVSTPSMERAGKYAEVQHIKILDQVYSTCAYVAAPDNSIKGIAYHVLEDQSHAEIMDDIVKVNPQLEIVDARRMGKSSKALLITFANTKRVPDSIRFGGGIHNCYLFRPKVEACYNCRRPGHRSDVCPEERRNLCYRCGNEHPVQDEPTCTPRCILCKGEHFTGSNQCKIRYERPPAKGNKKRSGKPQVEFQRPEGQGAQPAHPTQQQQQRGRSRSRNRAQCNDRGKRDRSESYPALPNAWREGAPHQVSGTPQSSHESNEIKELKAIIQKQERIIQELMKAITQQQQESKTHIAQQPAILTQEPRRASLPPSNASSTAPSPARGPPAKKRLMEDSEEHEKRNHEEVMSLLRTVATRLDKIEERQNNIEANIEARFTAIRNETREQYKTLAEQVRVLTNAAKATNELVQKHDSQLVKVMGKLFSAPGPMASTTAQSISLSKANHGEGPDRDKNMAMEL, encoded by the coding sequence ATGGAGTACGCCGTAGACGGAGAAGAAATCTCCCCGGAGGAATATGAAGACCGAAGCCTATGGATACAGGCTGCCATCAAAGCCCATGATCGAGCTCGCCCCAAGCATGGGGACGCCAATGCCCAACAGGATGCGGCTATGACACCGACAGACGCCACCGGCAAGGCCGCCCAGACCAGTGGGGTGAACGCATCGATAAGACGCCGCCCATATAAAAAGAAGCCGCTCCCGCGTCTGCCAGAGAGCGACTACAAGATCGTACACCGGCCGAGAGGCGGACTTCGGCTCCGTGACCACACGGCCACTACACTACTGTACGCCCTGTGCCTGGACATCGGAGTGAACTTTGGGGAAATCAAGCAACACGACCAAGTAAGGATCAATCCTTTTAACAACTCCTTTACCGTGAGCACCCCTTCTATGGAACGCGCAGGGAAATACGCGGAAGTACAGCATATCAAAATCCTAGACCAAGTCTATTCGACGTGTGCATACGTAGCGGCACCGGACAACAGCATCAAGGGGATTGCGTATCACGTTCTAGAAGACCAAAGCCACGCCGAGATCATGGACGACATCGTGAaggtcaacccacagctagagaTTGTGgacgcaagaaggatgggaaaatcATCAAAAGCCCTGCTCATCACTTTCGCAAACACCAAGAGAGTCCCGGACTCCATTCGATTCGGCGGAGGAATCCACAACTGCTACCTCTTCAGACCCAAAGTGGAAGCATGCTACAACTGCAGAAGACCGGGACATCGCTCGGACGTGTGTCCGGAAGAACGAAGAAATCTCTGCTACAGGTGCGGCAATGAGCATCCGGTCCAAGACGAGCCCACGTGCACGCCGAGGTGCATCCTGTGCAAGGGAGAACACTTCACGGGATCCAACCAATGCAAGATCAGATATGAGAGACCGCCCGCCAAGGGAAACAAGAAACGAAGTGGCAAGCCTCAAGTGGAATTTCAGCGACCGGAGGGACAGGGAGCGCAACCTGCGCACccgacacagcagcagcaacagcgaggcAGAAGCAGATCAAGAAACCGAGCCCAGTGTAACGACCGAGGAAAACGAGACCGCTCGGAGTCCTACCCGGCGCTACCGAACGCCTGGCGGGAAGGAGCACCACATCAGGTGAGCGGGACACCGCAATCCTCCCACGAGAGTAATGAAATTAAGGAACTTAAAGCAATCatacaaaaacaggaaagaatAATTCAGGAACTAATGAAGGCAATAacgcaacagcagcaagaaagtAAAACACATATTGCTCAACAGCCCGCGATCTTAACACAGGAACCGCGGAGGGCATCCCTCCCCCCGTCAAACGCATCCTCTACGGCACCGTCACCTGCAAGAGGGCCACCGGCAAAAAAGAGGTTGATGGAAGACTCAGAGGAGCACGAAAAACGGAATCACGAGGAAGTAATGAGCCTATTAAGAACAGTGGCCACGAGATTAGATAAAATTGAGGAAAGGCAAAACAATATTGAAGCAAACATAGAAGCACGCTTCACAGCTATCAGAAACGAGACCAGGGAACAATATAAAACGTTAGCAGAACAAGTAAGAGTCCTTACAAACGCAGCAAAGGCTACAAACGAGCTAGTACAGAAACATGACAGTCAACTGGTTAAGGTGATGGGCAAACTCTTTTCGGCCCCAGGACCCATGGCCTCCACCACAGCGCAATCCATCTCCCTCTCTAAAGCCAATCATGGGGAAGGGCCAGACAGAGAtaagaatatggcaatggaactgtag